A region from the Curtobacterium sp. MCBA15_012 genome encodes:
- a CDS encoding glycosyltransferase family 39 protein yields the protein MSTPQTGSIRVPASAGVAPVRSRLRTGSAAVGLALVRTPELTIGAFGVLVAAAFAWVPSLWYDEAATVTSAQRSWPQLWAELHSVDAVHGLYYAMIHAWFWLVGYTPFTLRFPSALAIGVAAGLIVALGRRLGGRRLGITAGLVFIALPRVQWAGSEGRPYATVTTLAVCLTLVGLTAVRRTRTGRSLRWWIAYGAVALVAVTFNAYLALAVVAHAVALGWTLLAERRSGRGPAPLVTRDVVVRWAVAAGIAAVAVSPLVLEITAQSKQVGWIGPISERTIPQVFATAWFGGSDLYAAVAWALMVVGVVAAAVQVHRRSPSVRALLRAQAVRVALPLVVLPTAVLLLATAFGKHLYTPKYASLSLPFVALLIALAITLVRPKALLGAALAVCLVLSIPTASAVKMPRAKQDSTWANAASIVSAERAGRAGANEGVVFGSVYGHPGTTADIIRISYPWAFTGMTDLGARKIGAETGVLWNQNGDLATTIPERLGEIDTVWFVGGTPKARNIEPETAAVLAEHGFHAEQHWKTGRVVLTEYVKG from the coding sequence GTGAGCACACCCCAGACCGGTAGCATCCGCGTCCCCGCGTCCGCGGGCGTCGCGCCGGTCCGGTCGCGCCTGCGCACCGGTTCGGCGGCCGTCGGACTCGCCCTCGTCCGCACCCCCGAGCTGACGATCGGGGCGTTCGGCGTCCTCGTCGCCGCGGCCTTCGCCTGGGTACCCTCGCTCTGGTACGACGAGGCCGCGACCGTCACGAGCGCGCAGCGCAGCTGGCCGCAGCTCTGGGCCGAACTGCACTCCGTCGACGCGGTGCACGGTCTGTACTACGCGATGATCCACGCCTGGTTCTGGCTCGTCGGGTACACCCCGTTCACCCTCCGCTTCCCGAGCGCCCTGGCGATCGGGGTCGCGGCGGGGCTGATCGTCGCACTCGGCCGTCGTCTGGGCGGTCGACGGCTCGGCATCACGGCCGGCCTGGTCTTCATCGCCCTCCCCCGCGTCCAGTGGGCCGGTTCCGAGGGACGCCCCTACGCCACCGTCACGACGCTCGCCGTCTGCCTGACCCTCGTCGGCCTCACCGCCGTCCGACGGACCCGCACCGGTCGGAGCCTGCGCTGGTGGATCGCCTACGGCGCCGTGGCGCTCGTCGCGGTCACCTTCAACGCGTACCTCGCCCTCGCCGTCGTCGCGCACGCCGTCGCACTGGGCTGGACCCTGCTCGCCGAGCGCCGCTCCGGCCGTGGCCCGGCACCGCTCGTCACCCGCGACGTCGTGGTGCGCTGGGCGGTGGCCGCGGGCATCGCCGCCGTGGCCGTCTCGCCGCTCGTGCTCGAGATCACCGCGCAGTCGAAGCAGGTCGGGTGGATCGGCCCGATCAGCGAGCGGACGATCCCGCAGGTCTTCGCGACCGCCTGGTTCGGTGGCTCGGACCTGTACGCGGCCGTCGCGTGGGCCCTGATGGTCGTCGGTGTCGTCGCCGCGGCGGTCCAGGTGCACCGCCGCTCGCCCTCGGTGCGCGCGCTCCTGCGTGCCCAGGCCGTCCGGGTCGCCCTCCCCCTCGTGGTGCTGCCCACCGCGGTTCTGCTCCTGGCGACCGCGTTCGGCAAGCACCTGTACACGCCGAAGTACGCGTCGCTGAGCCTGCCGTTCGTCGCGCTCCTCATCGCCCTCGCCATCACGCTCGTGCGGCCCAAGGCACTGCTCGGCGCCGCGCTGGCCGTGTGCCTCGTGCTGAGCATCCCGACCGCGAGCGCCGTCAAGATGCCCCGCGCCAAGCAGGACTCGACCTGGGCGAACGCCGCCTCGATCGTCTCCGCGGAGCGTGCCGGGCGTGCGGGTGCGAACGAGGGCGTCGTGTTCGGCAGCGTCTACGGCCACCCCGGCACCACGGCCGACATCATCCGGATCTCCTACCCGTGGGCGTTCACCGGCATGACCGACCTCGGCGCGCGCAAGATCGGCGCCGAGACCGGGGTGCTGTGGAACCAGAACGGCGACCTCGCCACGACGATCCCCGAGCGACTCGGCGAGATCGACACCGTGTGGTTCGTCGGCGGGACCCCGAAGGCGCGGAACATCGAGCCGGAGACCGCCGCGGTCCTGGCGGAGCACGGCTTCCACGCCGAGCAGCACTGGAAGACCGGCCGCGTCGTGCTGACGGAGTACGTCAAGGGCTGA
- the rsmA gene encoding 16S rRNA (adenine(1518)-N(6)/adenine(1519)-N(6))-dimethyltransferase RsmA, whose translation MGALLGPAEIRDLAAKLDVTPTKKLGQNFVHDANTVRRIVAAGRVTADARVLEIGPGLGSLTLGLTETGAPVTAVEIDGRLAAQLPDTVAAMQPDARLRVVHQDALTVTVDDVPEAPTHVVANLPYNVSVPVLLHLLATFPSIERILVMVQAEVGYRIAAGPGSKVYGAPSVKAAWYGSWSTAGQISRQVFWPVPNVDSVLVGFDRHDQPGDETLRAQVFALVDGAFQQRRKMLRQSLSGVLGSSARASELLTAAGIDSTARGEALAPEDFVRLGRTVLAAS comes from the coding sequence GTGGGCGCCCTGCTCGGCCCCGCGGAGATCCGCGACCTGGCCGCCAAGCTCGACGTCACGCCCACCAAGAAGCTCGGGCAGAACTTCGTCCACGACGCCAACACCGTGCGCCGCATCGTCGCCGCGGGTCGGGTCACGGCCGATGCCCGCGTGCTGGAGATCGGCCCGGGGCTCGGGTCGTTGACGCTCGGGCTCACCGAGACCGGCGCTCCCGTCACCGCCGTCGAGATCGACGGTCGCCTCGCCGCGCAACTGCCGGACACCGTCGCTGCCATGCAGCCCGACGCACGCCTGCGGGTCGTGCACCAGGACGCGCTGACCGTCACGGTCGACGACGTGCCCGAGGCTCCCACGCACGTGGTGGCGAACCTGCCGTACAACGTGTCCGTGCCGGTGCTCCTGCACCTGCTCGCGACCTTCCCGTCGATCGAGCGGATCCTCGTGATGGTCCAGGCCGAGGTCGGGTACCGGATCGCCGCCGGACCGGGCAGCAAGGTCTACGGGGCGCCGAGCGTCAAGGCCGCCTGGTACGGCTCCTGGTCCACCGCCGGGCAGATCAGCCGCCAGGTGTTCTGGCCGGTGCCGAACGTCGACAGCGTGCTCGTCGGGTTCGACCGGCACGACCAGCCAGGCGACGAGACGCTGCGCGCGCAGGTGTTCGCCCTGGTCGACGGAGCGTTCCAGCAGCGCCGGAAGATGCTGCGGCAGAGCCTGTCCGGCGTGCTCGGCAGCAGTGCCCGGGCGTCCGAGCTGCTCACCGCTGCCGGCATCGACTCCACGGCTCGGGGTGAGGCGCTCGCGCCGGAGGACTTCGTCCGACTCGGTCGGACGGTGCTCGCCGCGTCCTGA
- the metG gene encoding methionine--tRNA ligase, whose protein sequence is MSAGSSFSITTPIFYVNDVPHIGHAYTEVAADVLARWHRQRGDDAWLLTGTDEHGQKILRTASANDVTPQEWADRLVNDAWKPLLDTVDVANDDFIRTTDERHERGVTAFLQKLYDDGYIYAGEFEGFYCVGCEEYKQPSDLVPGTGAYEGQQVCAIHSIPVEVLAERNYFFRMSDFEQRLLDLYESNPLFIQPESVRNEITAFVKQGLRDLSISRSSFDWGIPIPWDRDHVLYVWFDALLNYVTALGYGSDDDEAFRRLWPSVHIVGKDIARFHAVIWPAMLMAAGLPVPERVFGHGWLLVGGEKMSKSKLTGIAPSEITDTFGSDAFRYYFLRAITFGQDGNFSWEDISARYAADLANGFGNLASRLVAMLQKYFDGAVPERGELTDSDRAIDALAVSVTERADQAIQAFAPQDAIAAVWELVDALNGYITEQEPWALAKDESARERLGTVLTTALRGLGTVNVLVSPVMPKATEKLWAAIGAGGSVAEQRVDRAWEWQGAETVVPLESGLFPRIEQPATEQGAA, encoded by the coding sequence ATGTCCGCCGGGTCCTCGTTCAGCATCACCACGCCGATCTTCTACGTGAACGACGTGCCCCACATCGGGCACGCCTACACCGAGGTCGCCGCGGACGTCCTCGCACGCTGGCACCGGCAGCGGGGCGACGACGCCTGGCTGCTGACCGGCACCGACGAGCACGGGCAGAAGATCCTGCGCACCGCCTCGGCGAACGACGTCACGCCGCAGGAGTGGGCGGACCGGCTCGTGAACGACGCGTGGAAGCCGCTGCTCGACACCGTCGACGTGGCGAACGACGACTTCATCCGCACGACCGACGAGCGCCACGAGCGCGGCGTCACCGCGTTCCTGCAGAAGCTGTACGACGACGGCTACATCTACGCCGGCGAGTTCGAGGGCTTCTACTGCGTGGGCTGCGAGGAGTACAAGCAGCCGAGCGACCTCGTCCCCGGCACCGGCGCGTACGAGGGCCAGCAGGTCTGCGCCATCCACTCGATCCCGGTCGAGGTCCTGGCCGAGCGCAACTACTTCTTCCGGATGAGCGACTTCGAGCAGCGCCTGCTCGACCTGTACGAGTCGAACCCGCTGTTCATCCAGCCCGAGAGCGTCCGCAACGAGATCACCGCGTTCGTGAAGCAGGGCCTGCGCGACCTGTCGATCTCGCGGTCGAGCTTCGACTGGGGCATCCCGATCCCGTGGGACCGGGACCACGTGCTGTACGTGTGGTTCGACGCGCTGCTGAACTACGTCACCGCCCTCGGGTACGGCTCCGACGACGACGAGGCGTTCCGGCGTCTGTGGCCGAGCGTGCACATCGTCGGCAAGGACATCGCGCGGTTCCACGCCGTCATCTGGCCGGCGATGCTCATGGCCGCGGGGCTGCCCGTGCCCGAGCGGGTCTTCGGCCACGGCTGGCTGCTCGTCGGCGGCGAGAAGATGTCGAAGTCGAAGCTCACCGGCATCGCCCCGTCCGAGATCACCGACACGTTCGGGTCCGACGCGTTCCGCTACTACTTCCTCCGCGCGATCACCTTCGGGCAGGACGGCAACTTCAGCTGGGAGGACATCTCCGCCCGGTACGCGGCCGACCTCGCGAACGGGTTCGGCAACCTGGCCTCGCGGCTCGTCGCGATGCTGCAGAAGTACTTCGACGGTGCGGTCCCCGAACGCGGCGAGCTGACCGACTCCGACCGTGCGATCGACGCCCTCGCGGTGTCCGTCACCGAGCGCGCCGACCAGGCGATCCAGGCGTTCGCGCCGCAGGACGCCATCGCCGCCGTCTGGGAGCTCGTCGACGCCCTGAACGGGTACATCACCGAGCAGGAGCCGTGGGCACTGGCCAAGGACGAGTCGGCGCGCGAGCGGCTCGGCACCGTGCTGACCACCGCGCTGCGCGGCCTCGGCACCGTGAACGTCCTCGTGTCGCCCGTCATGCCGAAGGCCACCGAGAAGCTCTGGGCCGCGATCGGTGCCGGTGGGTCCGTGGCGGAGCAGCGGGTCGACCGTGCCTGGGAGTGGCAGGGTGCCGAGACCGTCGTGCCGCTCGAGAGCGGACTGTTCCCGCGGATCGAGCAGCCGGCGACCGAGCAGGGCGCGGCGTGA
- a CDS encoding TatD family hydrolase: MTDAADASHVRARGDGSSGGSKRDLSYPPLPQALVVPVYDNHTHMEIADGVGDGGDGPLDYREHLDRASSVGVRGVVQVGTDLATSEWSAQIAAREPRVLAAVALHPNEAPVLDEQGLLDEHLAGIERLAALPRVRAIGETGLDFFRTGEDGRAAQVRSFEEHIRIAKEHDLALTIHDRDAHDAVVEVLDRVGAPEKTVFHCFSGGPDLARLCAERGWYMSFAGTVTFKNAELLRDALRVAPRHLVMIETDAPFLTPTPYRGRPNAPYLIPHTLRSMAETLGTDASMLAAQIASNTELVYGAWDAEPVTVDE; this comes from the coding sequence GTGACCGACGCGGCGGACGCCTCGCACGTCCGGGCCCGTGGCGACGGCTCGTCGGGCGGGTCGAAGCGCGACCTGAGCTACCCGCCGCTGCCGCAGGCGCTCGTCGTCCCGGTCTACGACAACCACACGCACATGGAGATCGCCGACGGCGTCGGTGACGGCGGTGACGGTCCGCTCGACTACCGCGAGCACCTCGACCGTGCGTCGAGCGTCGGGGTCCGCGGTGTCGTGCAGGTCGGGACCGACCTGGCGACCTCGGAGTGGTCCGCGCAGATCGCCGCCCGCGAGCCCCGTGTGCTCGCCGCGGTCGCGCTGCACCCGAACGAGGCACCCGTCCTCGACGAACAGGGGCTGCTCGACGAGCACCTGGCCGGCATCGAGCGGCTCGCGGCGCTGCCCCGGGTGCGCGCGATCGGCGAGACCGGACTCGACTTCTTCCGGACGGGCGAGGACGGCCGTGCCGCCCAGGTGCGCTCGTTCGAGGAGCACATCCGGATCGCCAAGGAGCACGACCTCGCGCTGACGATCCACGACCGCGACGCGCACGACGCCGTGGTCGAGGTCCTCGACCGTGTCGGCGCCCCCGAGAAGACCGTGTTCCACTGCTTCTCGGGCGGGCCGGACCTGGCTCGCCTGTGCGCCGAGCGCGGCTGGTACATGTCGTTCGCCGGCACCGTGACGTTCAAGAACGCCGAGCTGCTCCGCGACGCCCTGCGGGTCGCGCCGCGGCACCTCGTGATGATCGAGACCGACGCGCCGTTCCTCACGCCCACGCCGTACCGCGGCCGGCCGAACGCGCCGTACCTCATCCCGCACACGCTGCGGTCGATGGCCGAGACGCTCGGTACCGACGCCTCGATGCTCGCCGCGCAGATCGCGTCGAACACCGAGCTCGTGTACGGCGCGTGGGACGCCGAACCCGTCACGGTGGACGAGTAG
- a CDS encoding LLM class flavin-dependent oxidoreductase: protein MRFGYWTPLFGGWLRNVEDEAMPVTFDYVKRLAQRAERIGFDLTLVPELNLNDIKGTAAPSLEAWALAAALAATTERLEIMAAMRPGYHLPAVTAKQAATIDEISCGRFTFNVVSAWWAEEARQYGGIFSEHDDRYARTEEFVAILKGLWAETPFSFSGEYYDVQNAHLEPKPRVTPRIYAGGESEAGKGAITRFADAYLTHGGTVDELRTKIAEMRRRREEAGAAPFEAFGMAAYVIVRETEAEAQAELARITDVQHGKAYESYQDFISKSQLEHVPSLEDYSVSNRGLRPGFVGTPQQVADRIRAFEDAGVDTLLLQFSPQAEEMERFGEQVIPLVRPTV from the coding sequence GTGCGATTCGGATACTGGACCCCGCTCTTCGGCGGCTGGCTGCGCAACGTCGAGGACGAGGCGATGCCCGTCACGTTCGACTACGTGAAGCGGCTCGCGCAGCGCGCCGAGCGCATCGGCTTCGACCTGACGCTCGTGCCGGAGCTCAACCTCAACGACATCAAGGGGACGGCGGCGCCGAGCCTCGAGGCGTGGGCCCTCGCGGCGGCGCTCGCGGCGACGACCGAGCGCCTGGAGATCATGGCGGCGATGCGCCCCGGCTACCACCTGCCGGCCGTGACCGCGAAGCAGGCGGCCACGATCGACGAGATCTCGTGCGGGCGGTTCACGTTCAACGTGGTGAGCGCCTGGTGGGCCGAGGAGGCACGGCAGTACGGCGGCATCTTCTCGGAGCACGACGACCGGTACGCGCGCACCGAGGAGTTCGTCGCGATCCTCAAGGGACTGTGGGCGGAGACGCCGTTCTCGTTCTCGGGGGAGTACTACGACGTGCAGAACGCGCACCTCGAGCCGAAGCCCCGCGTCACGCCGCGCATCTACGCGGGCGGCGAGAGCGAGGCGGGCAAGGGCGCGATCACCCGCTTCGCCGACGCGTACCTGACGCACGGCGGCACGGTCGACGAGCTCCGGACGAAGATCGCCGAGATGCGACGTCGGCGCGAGGAGGCCGGGGCCGCGCCGTTCGAGGCGTTCGGCATGGCCGCGTACGTCATCGTGCGCGAGACCGAGGCGGAGGCACAGGCCGAGCTCGCGCGCATCACCGACGTGCAGCACGGGAAGGCGTACGAGTCGTACCAGGACTTCATCTCGAAGTCGCAGCTCGAGCACGTGCCCTCGCTCGAGGACTACTCGGTGTCGAACCGTGGCCTGCGTCCCGGGTTCGTCGGGACGCCGCAGCAGGTGGCCGACCGGATCCGCGCGTTCGAGGACGCCGGGGTCGACACGCTCCTGCTGCAGTTCTCGCCGCAGGCCGAGGAGATGGAGCGCTTCGGCGAGCAGGTCATCCCGTTGGTGCGGCCGACCGTCTGA
- a CDS encoding SDR family oxidoreductase: protein MDTTNSTVFIPGATSGIGLALAQRLQAAGSTVVIGGRRQDRLDALAAEHGFDTVAVDVADAASVREAASAVLGRHPDLDTLVTMSGIMRNEDLRDPGHIDDAVATIETNLLGTIRLIDAFLPHLLARPTATVVTVSSGLAFVPLTATPTYSATKAAVHSYTQALRQQLVGSDVAVVELAPPAVETDLMGGQDFGGMPLDVFADEVMTLLASGADEVLVENVQPLRWAERDGTHRQILEAMAGRGH, encoded by the coding sequence ATGGACACCACGAACAGCACCGTCTTCATCCCCGGCGCCACCTCCGGCATCGGGCTCGCCCTCGCCCAGCGCCTGCAGGCCGCCGGCAGCACCGTCGTCATCGGCGGCCGTCGGCAGGACCGGCTCGACGCCCTGGCCGCCGAGCACGGCTTCGACACCGTGGCGGTCGACGTCGCCGACGCCGCGTCCGTCCGCGAGGCCGCGTCCGCCGTGCTCGGACGCCACCCCGACCTCGACACCCTCGTGACCATGTCGGGCATCATGCGCAACGAGGACCTGCGCGACCCCGGGCACATCGACGACGCCGTCGCGACGATCGAGACGAACCTGCTCGGCACCATCCGCCTCATCGACGCGTTCCTGCCGCACCTGCTCGCCCGACCGACCGCGACCGTCGTCACGGTCTCCTCCGGCCTGGCGTTCGTGCCGCTGACCGCCACCCCCACCTACAGCGCGACCAAGGCCGCGGTGCACTCCTACACGCAGGCGCTCCGGCAGCAGCTCGTCGGATCGGACGTCGCGGTCGTCGAGCTCGCGCCGCCCGCCGTCGAGACCGACCTGATGGGTGGGCAGGACTTCGGCGGGATGCCGCTCGACGTCTTCGCGGACGAGGTCATGACGCTGCTGGCCTCGGGGGCCGACGAGGTCCTGGTGGAGAACGTGCAGCCGCTGCGGTGGGCCGAGCGTGACGGGACGCACCGGCAGATCCTCGAGGCGATGGCCGGCCGCGGGCACTGA
- a CDS encoding DUF3800 domain-containing protein, translated as MRLIFIDESARDDDFYFFGALVADADAIRSIERGFDDIGRLVAAHVGGFEPDAEFHGVEMFHGEGPWKGVPVGWRVKACTLAAKVLARSSASYVLRGIDLQAHRRRYGSRAFPPHLLTLAQLLECVHERLGSLDRSDGLGLVLADEHHSAAGARRSLRSFKVESVPGYTKKPLTRIADTIYFGPSHESRMLQGADLATYFMNRSRTVVEKDERAAAAVAKIVAILERITIVDYVWAP; from the coding sequence GTGCGCCTCATCTTCATCGACGAATCAGCGAGGGATGACGACTTCTACTTCTTCGGCGCGCTCGTCGCCGACGCCGACGCGATCAGGTCCATCGAGCGGGGGTTCGACGACATCGGCCGACTGGTGGCCGCACATGTCGGAGGCTTCGAGCCGGATGCGGAGTTCCACGGAGTGGAGATGTTCCACGGCGAGGGTCCGTGGAAGGGAGTCCCCGTCGGGTGGCGGGTCAAGGCGTGCACCCTGGCTGCGAAGGTCCTGGCGCGATCCTCGGCCTCGTACGTCCTCCGCGGCATCGACCTGCAGGCCCACCGCCGCCGCTACGGCTCACGCGCATTCCCTCCGCACCTCCTCACTCTCGCCCAGCTGCTCGAGTGCGTGCACGAGCGGCTGGGCTCGCTGGACCGCAGCGATGGTCTCGGTCTCGTGCTCGCAGACGAACACCACTCGGCGGCGGGCGCTCGCCGGAGCCTCCGGAGTTTCAAGGTCGAGAGCGTTCCCGGCTACACGAAGAAGCCGCTCACCCGGATCGCGGACACGATCTACTTCGGCCCCTCGCACGAGAGTCGCATGCTGCAGGGAGCAGACCTGGCGACCTACTTCATGAACCGCTCACGAACAGTTGTCGAGAAGGACGAGCGGGCGGCCGCAGCAGTCGCGAAGATCGTGGCGATCCTCGAACGGATCACGATCGTGGACTACGTCTGGGCACCGTGA
- a CDS encoding RimK family alpha-L-glutamate ligase has product MSTPRVYVIHENPEWFPPLAAAFAAEGVPVQEVLLTEGGIDLGADPEPGVYWSRMSASSHTRGHEHSKEYTRAVLGWLERAGRTVVGGSHVLELEVSKVAQHGLLRAAGFDVPRTTAVFGTEQLSAAARDFTGGQDVPFITKHNQGGKGLGVRRFDSLAEFDAYVGSPEFEAPVDGITLLQEYLTAREPFITRAEFVGGEFVYAVRVDTSAGSFELCPADACAVPSGADTPQVIAGAVCDVPGTGTPGAPPAFSLRDEVTAEHPLVQRLRTFLAEQGIAIAGVEFMETTDGRTVVYDINTNTNYNPAVEAVAPVSGPRAIARFTGALLEREYAAAATTA; this is encoded by the coding sequence GTGAGCACTCCGCGCGTGTACGTCATCCACGAGAACCCCGAGTGGTTCCCGCCGCTCGCCGCCGCCTTCGCAGCCGAGGGCGTCCCGGTCCAGGAGGTCCTGCTGACCGAGGGCGGGATCGACCTCGGCGCCGATCCGGAGCCGGGCGTGTACTGGAGCCGGATGTCGGCGAGCAGCCACACCCGCGGCCACGAGCACAGCAAGGAGTACACCCGCGCGGTCCTCGGCTGGCTCGAGCGGGCCGGTCGCACGGTCGTCGGCGGCAGCCACGTCCTCGAGCTCGAGGTCTCCAAGGTCGCCCAGCACGGACTCCTGCGGGCCGCCGGCTTCGACGTGCCGCGCACCACGGCGGTGTTCGGCACCGAGCAGCTCTCGGCGGCCGCCCGGGACTTCACCGGCGGGCAGGACGTGCCGTTCATCACGAAGCACAACCAGGGCGGCAAGGGCCTCGGGGTCCGCCGCTTCGACTCGCTCGCCGAGTTCGACGCGTACGTCGGCAGCCCCGAGTTCGAGGCGCCCGTCGACGGCATCACACTGCTGCAGGAGTACCTCACCGCGCGCGAGCCGTTCATCACGCGTGCCGAGTTCGTCGGCGGCGAGTTCGTCTACGCCGTCCGTGTCGACACGAGCGCCGGCAGCTTCGAGCTCTGCCCGGCCGACGCGTGCGCCGTACCGTCCGGAGCGGACACCCCCCAGGTCATCGCCGGAGCCGTCTGCGACGTGCCCGGCACCGGGACGCCCGGCGCACCCCCGGCCTTCAGCCTGCGGGACGAGGTCACCGCCGAGCACCCGCTCGTGCAGCGCCTGCGCACGTTCCTCGCCGAGCAGGGCATCGCGATCGCCGGTGTCGAGTTCATGGAGACCACCGACGGCCGCACCGTCGTGTACGACATCAACACGAACACGAACTACAACCCCGCCGTCGAGGCGGTCGCGCCGGTCTCCGGCCCGCGCGCGATCGCGCGCTTCACCGGCGCGCTCCTCGAGCGCGAGTACGCGGCGGCCGCGACCACCGCCTGA
- a CDS encoding helix-turn-helix transcriptional regulator, translating into MDRPALADFLRRRRETLRPDDVGLGTGPRRRTPGLRREEVAALAGMSVDYYTRLEQQRGPQPSEQMVAAIARALRCSLDERDHLFHLAGHTAPVRMHRSDHVDPAILRVLDRLEDTPAIVVSLLGETLVENRLATALLGTSVGLPGNERYQAWRWFVTGTELAKYAPEQHDRLGCVVVASLRAAVGLAGPGDRRATELIADLLDRSPAFRELWERHEVATRWSDNKTIVQPELGRITVDCQVLHTDDQAQALLLFTAPPGSEDAQKLELLGVLGTQQFGSEPAR; encoded by the coding sequence ATGGACCGTCCCGCTCTCGCCGACTTCCTCCGACGCCGCCGCGAGACGCTCCGCCCGGACGACGTCGGACTCGGCACCGGACCCCGCCGCCGCACGCCCGGCCTCCGCCGCGAGGAGGTCGCCGCACTCGCCGGCATGAGCGTCGACTACTACACCCGGCTCGAGCAGCAGCGCGGCCCCCAGCCCTCCGAGCAGATGGTCGCGGCGATCGCCCGGGCGCTCCGGTGCAGCCTCGACGAACGGGACCACCTGTTCCACCTCGCCGGTCACACCGCCCCGGTCCGGATGCACCGTAGCGACCACGTCGACCCGGCGATCCTGCGGGTGCTCGACCGCCTCGAGGACACCCCGGCGATCGTCGTCAGCCTGCTCGGCGAGACGCTCGTCGAGAACCGGTTGGCGACCGCCCTCCTCGGCACCTCGGTCGGCCTACCCGGCAACGAGCGCTACCAGGCGTGGCGCTGGTTCGTGACGGGGACGGAGCTCGCGAAGTACGCCCCCGAGCAGCACGACCGGCTCGGGTGCGTCGTGGTGGCGTCGCTGCGGGCAGCGGTCGGCCTCGCGGGTCCGGGCGACCGCCGCGCCACCGAGCTGATCGCGGACCTGCTCGACCGGAGCCCCGCCTTCCGCGAGCTCTGGGAGCGGCACGAGGTCGCGACCCGGTGGTCGGACAACAAGACGATCGTGCAGCCGGAGCTCGGGCGCATCACCGTCGACTGCCAGGTCCTGCACACCGACGACCAGGCACAGGCCCTGCTCCTGTTCACCGCGCCCCCGGGCAGCGAGGACGCTCAGAAGCTCGAACTCCTCGGCGTCCTCGGCACCCAGCAGTTCGGCTCCGAACCGGCGCGGTAG
- a CDS encoding 4-(cytidine 5'-diphospho)-2-C-methyl-D-erythritol kinase: protein MTTPAAPTRVRVRAPGKINVYLSVGALQDDGYHDVATAYQAVSLYEDVTAEHADDFSVRFTGPIDTSGVPTDESNLAIRAARMVADASGHRGGVRLTIDKQVPVAGGMGGGSADAAATLLAVDTLWGTALGRDQLLGLAARLGADVPFAFAGGTAVGTGRGDELSPALAKGEFHWVLALSDSGLSTPAVYRALDAHRERYRADIAPAPTTPVVEAHVLQALRAGDPGLLADCLHNDLQAPAMRLQPALAATLEVGEKAGALAGIVSGSGPTVAFLVADRDTALEVQVELSAAGFVALRATGPVHGARVVHQ, encoded by the coding sequence ATGACCACGCCGGCCGCTCCGACCCGCGTACGGGTACGCGCCCCCGGCAAGATCAACGTGTACCTGTCCGTCGGGGCGCTGCAGGACGACGGGTACCACGACGTCGCCACCGCGTACCAGGCGGTCTCGCTGTACGAGGACGTCACCGCCGAGCACGCCGACGACTTCTCGGTGCGGTTCACCGGCCCGATCGACACGAGCGGGGTGCCGACCGACGAGTCGAACCTCGCGATCCGGGCGGCCCGCATGGTCGCCGACGCGTCCGGACACCGCGGCGGGGTGCGGTTGACGATCGACAAGCAGGTCCCGGTCGCCGGGGGCATGGGCGGCGGATCGGCCGACGCGGCTGCGACCCTGCTCGCCGTCGACACGCTCTGGGGCACCGCGCTCGGGCGCGACCAGCTGCTCGGTCTCGCGGCCCGGCTCGGCGCCGACGTGCCCTTCGCCTTCGCGGGCGGGACCGCGGTCGGCACCGGCCGCGGCGACGAGCTGAGCCCGGCGCTCGCCAAGGGGGAGTTCCACTGGGTGCTCGCGCTGAGCGACTCCGGGTTGTCCACGCCGGCGGTCTACCGCGCGCTGGACGCCCACCGCGAGCGGTACCGGGCGGACATCGCGCCCGCGCCGACGACCCCGGTGGTCGAGGCCCACGTGCTGCAGGCGCTGCGGGCGGGTGACCCGGGCCTCCTCGCGGACTGCCTGCACAACGACCTGCAGGCCCCCGCGATGCGGCTGCAGCCGGCCCTGGCGGCGACGCTCGAGGTCGGCGAGAAGGCCGGCGCGCTCGCGGGCATCGTGTCCGGGAGCGGGCCGACGGTGGCGTTCCTGGTCGCCGACCGGGACACCGCGCTCGAGGTGCAGGTCGAACTGAGCGCCGCCGGGTTCGTGGCGCTGCGGGCGACCGGGCCGGTGCACGGCGCGCGCGTCGTCCACCAGTGA